A region from the Solibacillus sp. FSL H8-0523 genome encodes:
- a CDS encoding membrane dipeptidase: protein MTFPIIDLHCDVLSRYESKRLNFLNDVDLDTNLTNLRAGHVKVQAFAIFVSPDIPQDAKLKSALNQIYYFFEHVVRPENHVVHIKEWSQIATLQAHEIGAFLTIEGVDFFAGDIKIWHIFRQFGVLNIGLTWNNSNEAADGVGDDLGRGITDFGKEILRLNNEHNLLTDVSHLSERSFWDAIEHAGYLIASHSNAKALCPHRRNLTDEQIIAMLKKQAQIHVVYNPPFINSEKVVYIKDLIKHIDQICSLGGKAFIGLGSDFDGIGSKVVNLETAAQHQNLLNELLKHYSEEDVRGFAYQNFMNHCPITKGGN from the coding sequence ATGACATTTCCTATTATTGATTTACATTGTGATGTACTTTCAAGGTACGAATCAAAAAGACTGAATTTTTTGAATGATGTGGATTTAGATACGAATTTAACCAATTTACGCGCAGGGCATGTGAAGGTGCAGGCGTTTGCGATATTTGTATCGCCGGACATCCCTCAAGATGCAAAATTAAAAAGCGCATTAAATCAAATTTATTACTTTTTTGAACATGTTGTTCGACCAGAAAATCATGTTGTCCATATAAAAGAATGGTCTCAAATCGCAACGTTACAAGCACATGAAATAGGAGCCTTTTTAACAATTGAAGGTGTCGACTTTTTTGCTGGAGATATTAAGATTTGGCATATCTTTAGACAATTTGGCGTTTTAAATATTGGTCTTACTTGGAATAATTCCAACGAAGCAGCAGATGGCGTTGGAGACGATTTAGGTCGAGGGATTACGGATTTTGGAAAGGAAATACTTCGTTTAAATAATGAACATAACCTATTAACGGATGTTTCACATTTAAGTGAACGAAGCTTCTGGGATGCAATAGAGCATGCCGGTTATCTAATCGCTAGCCATTCGAATGCCAAAGCACTTTGTCCGCACCGTCGAAATTTAACGGATGAACAAATTATCGCGATGCTAAAAAAACAAGCACAAATTCACGTTGTGTATAACCCACCATTCATTAATTCTGAAAAGGTGGTTTATATAAAGGATTTAATTAAACATATAGATCAAATATGTTCGTTGGGAGGGAAAGCTTTTATCGGATTAGGCTCGGACTTTGATGGAATTGGTAGTAAAGTAGTCAATTTAGAAACAGCAGCACAACATCAAAATTTACTGAATGAGCTTTTAAAACATTATTCAGAAGAGGATGTAAGGGGATTTGCTTACCAAAATTTCATGAATCATTGTCCAATAACAAAAGGGGGAAATTAA
- a CDS encoding ABC transporter ATP-binding protein, with protein sequence MQPLLKVENLHISFRTYAGKVYAVRGVNFELNEGETLAIVGESGSGKTVTSKSVMKLLPTNNASYDSGHIYYKGKDIIPLSEKEMRKIRGQEIAMIFQDPMTALNPTMTVGKQVIESIIYHQKLSKKDALTKAIELFDLVGIPDAPYRIKQYPHQFSGGMRQRVMIAMALACNPKILIADEPTTALDVTIQAQILDLLKDIQRKLGTAIIFITHDLGVVANIADRVAVMYAGKIVETGNVDEVFYNPKHPYNWGLLSSMPDLDFKGELKSIPGSPPDLSNPPKGDAFAVRNEYALQIDYEHEPEMFKVSDTHYAATWLLHEKAPKVEPPINVRIKQKAVNPEIVKPKKVLTEPLIEVKNLAKHFVLEKDKILKAVNDVSFTIYKGETFGLVGESGCGKSTTGRTLLKLYEPTNGEIIFNNQPINQLKSSDQQLEFRRRVQMIFQDPYASLDPRKTIGDSIAEGIDIHGLAKSPEERQKRIHELLEKVGLNKSHAERYPHEFSGGQRQRIGIARALAVEPDFIIADEPISALDVSIQAQVVNLLKKLQEEQGLTYLFIAHDLSMVKYLSDRIGVMYLGNLMELAESDELYEEPLHPYTQALLSAIPVANPDVEKTRERIKLEGDIPNPINPPSGCAFRTRCALAMDKCKEKPEWIEAKPNHWVACHVVSERMK encoded by the coding sequence ATGCAGCCATTATTAAAAGTAGAAAATCTTCATATTTCATTTCGTACATATGCTGGTAAAGTATACGCCGTTCGAGGAGTGAATTTTGAATTAAATGAAGGGGAAACACTAGCAATCGTTGGAGAATCTGGTTCAGGAAAAACGGTGACGTCTAAGTCTGTTATGAAGTTACTGCCAACGAATAATGCAAGTTATGATTCGGGTCATATTTATTATAAAGGGAAGGATATTATTCCACTTTCCGAAAAAGAAATGCGAAAAATACGCGGGCAAGAAATTGCAATGATTTTCCAAGATCCAATGACCGCGTTAAATCCAACAATGACCGTTGGGAAGCAAGTGATTGAAAGTATTATTTATCATCAAAAACTATCGAAAAAGGATGCCTTAACGAAAGCAATTGAATTATTTGATTTAGTAGGAATTCCCGATGCGCCTTATCGAATTAAGCAATATCCGCATCAATTTTCAGGAGGTATGCGTCAGCGTGTAATGATTGCTATGGCCCTGGCATGTAATCCAAAAATTCTGATTGCGGATGAACCAACAACGGCATTAGATGTTACAATTCAGGCACAAATTTTAGATTTATTAAAGGATATTCAGCGGAAATTAGGAACAGCCATTATCTTTATTACACATGATTTAGGGGTTGTTGCGAATATCGCAGACCGCGTTGCTGTGATGTATGCAGGAAAAATTGTTGAAACAGGAAACGTGGATGAAGTGTTTTATAATCCTAAACATCCATATAACTGGGGGTTATTAAGTTCTATGCCGGATTTGGATTTTAAAGGCGAGTTAAAATCAATTCCTGGCAGTCCACCAGATTTATCGAATCCACCTAAAGGCGATGCATTTGCGGTTCGTAATGAATATGCGTTACAAATTGATTATGAGCATGAACCAGAAATGTTTAAAGTTTCGGACACGCATTATGCAGCTACGTGGCTATTGCATGAAAAAGCACCAAAAGTAGAGCCGCCAATAAATGTACGCATCAAACAAAAAGCGGTAAATCCAGAAATCGTAAAACCTAAAAAGGTATTAACGGAACCATTAATAGAAGTGAAAAATTTAGCTAAGCATTTTGTGTTAGAGAAAGACAAAATTTTAAAAGCGGTTAATGATGTGAGCTTTACGATTTATAAGGGTGAAACATTTGGATTAGTTGGTGAATCGGGTTGTGGTAAATCGACAACAGGTCGCACGCTATTAAAGCTATACGAGCCAACAAACGGAGAAATTATCTTTAATAACCAGCCGATAAACCAACTGAAAAGCTCCGATCAGCAATTAGAGTTTAGAAGACGTGTTCAAATGATCTTTCAAGACCCCTATGCCTCTTTAGATCCACGTAAGACGATAGGGGATTCAATCGCTGAAGGTATTGATATCCATGGTTTAGCAAAAAGTCCTGAAGAAAGACAAAAACGAATTCATGAATTATTAGAAAAAGTAGGATTAAATAAATCACATGCGGAGCGTTATCCCCATGAGTTTTCGGGTGGGCAAAGACAACGTATCGGGATCGCGCGTGCATTAGCAGTAGAGCCAGATTTTATTATTGCAGACGAACCAATTTCAGCTTTAGATGTATCCATTCAAGCACAAGTCGTGAATTTGTTGAAAAAATTGCAAGAGGAACAAGGGTTAACGTATTTATTCATTGCCCATGACTTATCGATGGTGAAATATTTAAGCGATCGTATTGGCGTTATGTATTTAGGAAACTTAATGGAGCTGGCAGAATCAGATGAATTATATGAAGAGCCGTTACATCCATATACGCAGGCATTATTGTCAGCGATTCCTGTTGCGAATCCAGACGTTGAGAAGACGAGAGAGCGTATTAAATTAGAGGGAGATATTCCGAATCCAATCAATCCACCATCGGGTTGTGCTTTCCGTACGCGCTGTGCATTAGCTATGGATAAATGTAAAGAGAAGCCGGAATGGATTGAAGCAAAGCCAAACCATTGGGTAGCATGTCATGTAGTAAGTGAACGTATGAAATAA
- a CDS encoding VanZ family protein codes for MKKVLTFTHVFVLLFYIVFLVNLVFFARSTYQNVNFVPFDMINSQGYSVNVWGNVLMFIPLGIYASYYSKKVNVIKVMLFVMGSSVFIEVVQYVFKRGATDIDDVILNTVGGAMGLSLYGLFVALFRKRQRANVVVQVLASIIGLLFFVLTLIIYFFNR; via the coding sequence GTGAAAAAGGTTTTAACGTTTACGCATGTATTCGTATTGTTGTTTTATATCGTTTTCCTTGTAAATTTAGTGTTTTTCGCGCGCAGTACGTATCAAAACGTCAATTTCGTGCCGTTTGATATGATTAATTCACAGGGGTACTCCGTCAATGTTTGGGGCAATGTGTTAATGTTTATCCCGCTTGGAATATATGCGTCTTATTATAGTAAAAAAGTGAATGTTATAAAAGTTATGCTTTTTGTGATGGGGTCAAGCGTGTTTATTGAAGTGGTGCAATATGTATTTAAGCGCGGTGCCACAGATATTGATGATGTTATTTTAAATACAGTAGGTGGCGCGATGGGGCTAAGCTTGTATGGATTATTCGTGGCGTTATTTCGCAAACGACAACGTGCGAATGTGGTCGTACAAGTACTTGCGAGTATCATTGGCTTGCTGTTTTTTGTGCTTACGTTGATTATTTACTTTTTTAATAGGTGA
- a CDS encoding alpha-L-glutamate ligase, translating to MTKKIYVLHENNEWTIHLEKRLQELSLPYELWHLDEGTVNLNEAPPEGVFYSRMSASSHTRDHRYAPELTGAVLAWLEFHGRTVFNGTEALTYELSKVKQYLQLERFGITTPKTVVAVGKARIVEAAKQLHTVPFITKHNRAGKGLGVQLFYSIEALEEYLASDRFEEPVDGITLVQEYIKSPEQFITRAEFIGGKYMYSVRVDTSEGFELCPADACQIGDLFCPVGEAPKSNMKFQVVENTYPELIAKFEQFLAASKIDVAGIEFIVDAEGKTYAYDVNTNTNYNADAESIHGTYGMLELAKFLGAQLNK from the coding sequence ATGACGAAGAAAATTTATGTGCTCCACGAAAATAATGAGTGGACGATTCATTTAGAAAAACGATTACAGGAACTTTCATTACCTTATGAGCTGTGGCATTTAGATGAGGGCACAGTGAACTTAAATGAGGCACCACCTGAAGGCGTATTTTACAGCCGTATGAGTGCATCGTCGCATACGCGTGATCACCGTTACGCACCTGAGTTAACGGGCGCGGTGCTTGCTTGGCTAGAATTTCATGGGCGTACGGTGTTTAACGGCACAGAAGCGTTAACGTATGAGTTAAGTAAGGTGAAGCAGTACTTACAATTAGAGCGTTTTGGCATTACTACACCAAAAACGGTTGTCGCTGTTGGTAAAGCTCGTATTGTCGAAGCAGCGAAGCAGTTACATACCGTACCGTTCATCACAAAGCATAACCGTGCAGGAAAAGGGCTTGGCGTTCAATTATTTTATTCAATCGAAGCACTTGAAGAATATTTAGCGAGCGACCGTTTTGAAGAGCCTGTAGACGGGATTACATTAGTACAAGAGTACATTAAATCACCGGAGCAGTTCATCACGCGCGCGGAGTTTATCGGTGGCAAGTATATGTATTCTGTGCGCGTTGATACGTCAGAAGGCTTTGAGCTATGCCCGGCCGATGCGTGTCAAATTGGCGACCTGTTTTGTCCAGTTGGCGAGGCGCCAAAATCAAATATGAAATTCCAAGTAGTTGAAAATACGTATCCTGAGTTAATCGCGAAGTTCGAGCAATTTTTAGCAGCAAGTAAAATTGATGTGGCGGGTATTGAATTTATCGTCGATGCAGAAGGTAAAACGTACGCTTATGATGTCAATACCAACACGAATTACAACGCAGATGCCGAAAGTATTCATGGCACATACGGCATGCTGGAGCTTGCGAAGTTTTTAGGCGCGCAACTGAATAAGTAA
- a CDS encoding ABC transporter permease: protein MTQKVNLNDELFEVVGRKSNEGETIHRPSVSLWKEGWIRLKKNKAAMVSLFVLIVIVLTAILAPFFSQYSYYDTNYDKVYQPPNGEHWFGTDKFGRDQWVRVWEGTRISLFIALLAATLDLIIGVAYGSIAALYGGKVDSFMQRIIEILVGIPNLVIIILLMMVLQPGIITLTVAMVLTGWVTMARLVRAQIFKLKNQEFILASRTLGAKNSRLILKHLIPNTLGIIIINMMFTIPGAIFTEAFLSFIGLGLQEPQASLGVLINDGYQAMRNNFYLLLYPAIIIISLMVSFNLLADGLRDALDPKMRK, encoded by the coding sequence ATGACACAAAAAGTAAATTTGAATGATGAATTGTTTGAAGTAGTCGGACGTAAATCAAACGAAGGAGAAACGATTCATCGCCCATCTGTCTCTCTATGGAAAGAAGGGTGGATTCGTTTAAAAAAGAATAAGGCCGCAATGGTGAGCCTCTTTGTCTTAATTGTTATTGTATTAACAGCCATTTTAGCGCCATTCTTTTCTCAATATTCTTACTATGATACGAATTATGACAAGGTATATCAACCGCCGAATGGGGAGCATTGGTTTGGTACAGATAAATTTGGACGTGATCAGTGGGTACGAGTATGGGAAGGAACGCGAATTTCTTTATTTATCGCGCTTTTAGCGGCAACATTGGATTTAATTATAGGGGTTGCCTATGGTTCGATAGCTGCTTTATATGGTGGTAAAGTGGATAGCTTTATGCAACGTATTATTGAGATTTTAGTAGGGATTCCAAACTTAGTTATTATCATTTTATTAATGATGGTATTACAGCCGGGGATTATTACATTAACCGTCGCGATGGTACTAACAGGCTGGGTTACGATGGCAAGACTTGTACGTGCGCAAATTTTTAAATTAAAAAATCAAGAATTTATACTAGCATCAAGAACACTAGGGGCTAAAAATAGCCGTTTAATTTTAAAGCATTTAATACCAAATACTTTAGGTATCATCATTATTAATATGATGTTTACGATTCCTGGGGCAATTTTTACAGAGGCATTTTTAAGTTTCATTGGATTAGGGTTACAGGAGCCGCAAGCATCATTAGGGGTTTTGATTAATGATGGCTATCAAGCAATGCGCAATAACTTTTACTTATTATTGTATCCTGCAATCATTATTATTTCGTTAATGGTGTCATTTAATCTATTAGCAGATGGGCTACGAGATGCGCTTGATCCAAAAATGAGAAAATAG
- a CDS encoding peptide ABC transporter substrate-binding protein, which produces MKSKKWLWMLVLALTFVLAACGGFSDDADDSSTDSKDNEQTNTDTSGGEKVLKLSLDNDIPDLNQVLTTDGISFQVLNNVMEGLFRLDANNEPQPASAESVNISDDKLTYTFKIREGLKWSDGSDLTAENYRYSWLRAMHPDTSGAYADIIYSNIAGGTEYNAGEADADTVGIKVVDPLTLEVTLVKPTPYFLGLTAFPTYFPLSEEFVNKVGDKFALNKDSILYNGPYVLTEFDQAQGVMLEKNAQYWDKDNVDIDKVSLKVIKEKSTALNLYESGELDRVYLSSADVSRYSENADFGTETEFTSWFLVFNNDLAPFDNVNIRKAFQLSYDAEILVKTVLNNGSEAATGLVAKGVAGDGSKTFREVSGDVIKPDIEAAKAFLAKGIEEIGGKLPTLELLTADDTIAKDTATFLQSEFKKNLGVDVSIVTKPYSGRLDAMRASEFMFGISRWGSDYDDAMDILGLWDGDPKKGLRGNYYNPAYKELMNKVLVETDDKKRLDYLIEAEHLMLTEDGALGPLYYDGQSFLQKEYLKDLVIHPYGASLNLKYAKLTK; this is translated from the coding sequence ATGAAAAGTAAAAAATGGTTATGGATGTTAGTATTAGCACTTACATTTGTATTGGCAGCATGTGGTGGATTTTCAGATGACGCAGACGATTCATCGACAGATTCAAAGGATAATGAGCAAACGAATACAGATACATCTGGCGGTGAAAAGGTATTAAAGCTTAGTTTAGATAACGATATTCCGGATTTAAACCAAGTGTTAACAACGGACGGGATTTCATTCCAAGTATTAAATAACGTAATGGAAGGCTTATTCCGTTTAGATGCCAACAATGAACCACAGCCAGCAAGTGCTGAAAGTGTAAATATTTCAGATGATAAATTAACGTATACATTTAAAATTCGTGAAGGCTTAAAGTGGAGTGATGGTTCAGACTTAACAGCTGAAAACTACCGTTACTCTTGGTTACGTGCAATGCATCCTGATACTTCTGGAGCATATGCAGACATTATTTATAGTAATATCGCGGGCGGTACGGAATACAATGCAGGCGAAGCAGATGCAGACACAGTAGGTATTAAAGTAGTAGACCCACTAACATTAGAAGTAACATTAGTAAAACCAACGCCTTACTTCTTAGGCTTAACAGCATTCCCAACATACTTCCCGTTAAGTGAAGAATTCGTCAATAAGGTTGGGGACAAATTTGCGTTAAACAAAGACTCAATTTTATACAATGGTCCATACGTATTAACAGAGTTTGACCAAGCGCAAGGTGTCATGCTAGAAAAGAACGCGCAATATTGGGATAAAGACAATGTGGATATCGATAAAGTCTCGTTAAAAGTTATTAAAGAAAAAAGTACGGCTTTAAACTTATATGAATCTGGTGAATTAGATCGCGTGTATTTATCATCAGCTGATGTAAGTCGTTATAGCGAGAATGCAGATTTCGGAACAGAAACAGAATTCACATCTTGGTTCCTTGTATTCAATAATGACCTAGCACCATTTGACAACGTAAACATTCGTAAAGCGTTCCAACTGTCATATGATGCAGAAATTTTAGTGAAAACGGTATTAAACAATGGTTCTGAAGCAGCTACAGGATTAGTAGCTAAAGGTGTTGCCGGTGATGGTTCAAAAACATTCCGTGAAGTAAGCGGCGATGTAATCAAACCAGATATTGAAGCGGCAAAAGCGTTTTTAGCAAAGGGTATTGAAGAAATTGGTGGAAAATTACCTACACTTGAGTTACTAACTGCTGACGATACAATCGCAAAAGATACAGCAACATTCCTACAAAGCGAATTTAAGAAAAATTTAGGTGTGGATGTATCAATCGTAACAAAACCATATAGCGGTCGTTTAGATGCGATGCGCGCAAGTGAGTTCATGTTTGGTATTTCACGTTGGGGTTCTGACTATGACGATGCCATGGATATTTTAGGGCTATGGGATGGCGATCCAAAGAAAGGCCTACGTGGTAACTACTACAATCCAGCATACAAAGAGCTGATGAATAAGGTACTAGTTGAAACAGATGACAAAAAACGTTTAGATTATTTAATTGAAGCTGAGCACTTAATGTTAACAGAAGATGGTGCCCTTGGACCACTTTACTATGACGGACAATCTTTCCTACAAAAAGAGTATTTAAAAGACTTAGTAATCCACCCGTATGGTGCATCATTAAATCTTAAATATGCAAAATTGACGAAATAA
- a CDS encoding ABC transporter permease — protein MKKFVFKKIVNIVLTLFAIATLTFFLMKMLPGSPFDEEALEKMTDEARIEFLARYGLDQPLYVQYAKYIGNILQGDFGTSYYFKGQDVTALIMDRIVPSAFIGLQAVLLGLFIGLILGMIAAMRHNSGWDYTTMFISVLGVSVPNFVIAAILQYYVGLKLGILPIAFWEGYSSSIMPTLALSFGVVAMVARFMRNEMLDVLSQDYMLTAKAKGIGQGTIVVKHAIRNALIPVVTIIGPIFVNLLTGSLVIENIFSVPGIGSLFVDSIKMNDYTTIMGLTLFYSLFFILTMLIVDLLYGILDPRIRLKETKE, from the coding sequence ATGAAAAAATTTGTGTTTAAAAAAATCGTTAATATTGTGCTAACTTTATTTGCTATTGCCACCCTTACATTCTTCTTAATGAAAATGTTACCTGGTTCACCTTTTGATGAAGAGGCACTAGAGAAAATGACAGATGAGGCACGTATCGAATTTTTAGCTCGTTACGGATTAGATCAGCCGCTTTATGTTCAATACGCGAAATACATAGGGAATATCTTACAAGGGGATTTTGGCACATCGTATTATTTTAAAGGCCAAGATGTAACAGCTCTTATTATGGATCGAATCGTTCCTTCTGCTTTCATCGGATTACAGGCGGTGTTATTAGGGTTATTTATTGGATTAATTTTAGGGATGATTGCAGCGATGCGACATAACTCTGGTTGGGATTATACGACAATGTTTATTTCGGTTTTGGGTGTCTCTGTACCAAACTTTGTCATTGCCGCAATATTACAATATTATGTTGGTTTAAAATTGGGCATTTTACCAATTGCCTTCTGGGAAGGGTACAGCAGTTCGATTATGCCGACATTGGCATTGTCCTTTGGTGTTGTCGCAATGGTCGCGAGATTTATGCGAAACGAAATGCTTGATGTGTTAAGCCAAGATTATATGTTAACAGCTAAAGCAAAAGGAATCGGACAAGGAACAATCGTTGTAAAACATGCTATTCGAAATGCGTTAATTCCAGTTGTTACAATAATTGGTCCAATTTTTGTTAACTTACTAACTGGTTCTTTAGTAATCGAAAATATTTTCAGTGTCCCAGGAATCGGTAGTTTATTCGTGGATTCAATTAAAATGAATGACTACACAACAATCATGGGCTTAACACTCTTTTACAGTCTATTCTTTATTTTAACAATGCTAATTGTTGATTTACTGTACGGTATTTTAGATCCAAGAATTCGCCTAAAAGAGACGAAGGAGTGA
- a CDS encoding asparaginase: protein MLLHVCRGDLVESYHTGSIVVVTSNRQVLSAIGDSQRFVFARSSMKLLQVIPALELGIKEKFDLSASAISLFCASHSGEDQHTTTVKKLLNDGGLTCDALKCGTHPPRHISTYEKGLQNQIVFGPEHNNCSGKHTAMLLSAQANGESLEDYYLQEHPVQQRILQTISEICEYPLEKIVLGIDGCGVPVHGLPLYNIALGYANLCANDKYNEKKTAAIDTIKQSIIKAPEMIGGTDRFCTELIKVGNGELIAKAGAEGVYCIGHQTKKIGIVIKIDDGNSRASYPVAMEVLKQLELIDEKQYEHLIAFAKPSVLSVRGEKVGEIIPQFQLF, encoded by the coding sequence ATGTTGTTACACGTTTGCCGTGGTGATTTAGTAGAGTCGTATCACACCGGAAGTATTGTCGTTGTTACTAGCAATAGGCAAGTTTTAAGTGCAATCGGTGATTCCCAGCGTTTTGTATTTGCTCGTTCCTCGATGAAACTACTTCAAGTCATACCGGCACTAGAGCTAGGAATAAAAGAAAAATTTGATCTAAGTGCAAGCGCAATATCGTTGTTCTGTGCTTCCCACAGTGGAGAAGACCAGCATACAACTACGGTAAAGAAATTATTAAACGATGGCGGATTAACTTGTGACGCTTTAAAATGTGGCACGCATCCACCAAGGCATATTTCTACATATGAAAAAGGGTTACAAAATCAAATCGTATTTGGACCAGAGCATAACAATTGTTCAGGAAAGCATACGGCTATGTTATTAAGTGCACAAGCAAATGGGGAGTCGCTGGAGGATTATTATTTGCAAGAGCACCCTGTACAGCAACGGATTTTACAGACAATCAGCGAAATTTGTGAGTATCCACTCGAGAAAATTGTACTTGGTATAGATGGATGTGGCGTGCCAGTACACGGCTTACCGCTCTATAATATTGCTCTTGGTTACGCAAATTTATGTGCAAATGACAAGTATAATGAAAAGAAAACTGCTGCCATTGATACGATTAAGCAATCGATTATTAAAGCGCCTGAAATGATTGGCGGAACAGATCGTTTTTGTACAGAGCTTATTAAGGTAGGAAATGGTGAGCTGATTGCTAAAGCTGGAGCAGAAGGCGTTTACTGCATTGGACACCAAACGAAAAAAATAGGTATTGTCATCAAAATTGATGATGGAAATAGTCGTGCAAGCTATCCAGTAGCGATGGAAGTGTTAAAGCAATTGGAACTGATAGATGAAAAACAGTATGAACACCTTATAGCATTTGCCAAGCCGTCTGTATTAAGTGTTCGAGGCGAAAAAGTAGGTGAAATCATACCGCAATTCCAATTATTTTAA
- a CDS encoding diguanylate cyclase — MKWMNLKALIIGLVVATLAMTLLINLWSAHRVNTEVLTNNTLETNRVYAEKLATTVDQYIEETFTTLAYSATLLRNELDNEALLAKEAERLHKTNEMFNSVVIANKNAFVIGVSPSSLELKGKYLQTAGPLEAINKKTPLISKTYTGTNDRLLIFISYPIFDEQANYLGFIGGSIYIKEDNAFNSILGTHFYDDGSYVYVVDQEGRIIYHIDPTRLNDVVTDNQVVKKVMAGENGTMKVANSKGVEMLAGYHVVQHAGWGIISQRPVAVALAPVSQLLNSLWIGALPLLLVMLIGVIWLSIKVTSPLHQLAKLSAVSADEQMLGNIKKIPGSYYETKKLKETLIEIFTVFLNEVSFFKTQSTRDPLTGLVNRRTMDDVLTRLTKENIPYALAIVDLDHFKRVNDEHGHAIGDEVLTYFAEKMKAHAPLEAYCCRYGGEEFVIIFPHLDAALAYEFVEQLRQDMAQTMSPCGRPITTSGGIASFPQHAKTPEQVMALADKALYVVKEQGRNQIQLAEDIVEM, encoded by the coding sequence ATGAAATGGATGAATTTGAAGGCGCTCATTATAGGGCTGGTTGTGGCGACACTTGCCATGACGTTACTGATTAACCTTTGGAGTGCGCACCGTGTCAATACAGAAGTGTTGACGAATAACACATTAGAAACGAACCGTGTCTACGCAGAAAAGCTGGCGACGACGGTTGATCAATACATTGAAGAAACGTTTACTACGCTCGCATATAGTGCAACGCTTTTAAGAAATGAGTTAGACAATGAAGCGTTATTAGCGAAAGAGGCGGAACGATTACATAAAACGAATGAAATGTTTAACTCAGTCGTTATAGCAAACAAAAACGCGTTTGTTATCGGTGTATCGCCGTCATCACTAGAGTTGAAGGGCAAATATTTACAAACGGCGGGTCCACTTGAAGCGATTAATAAGAAAACCCCGCTGATTTCGAAAACGTACACAGGGACGAATGATCGTTTGTTGATATTCATTTCGTACCCGATTTTTGATGAGCAAGCGAACTATTTAGGCTTTATCGGTGGCTCGATTTATATTAAAGAGGATAATGCGTTTAATTCGATTCTTGGCACACATTTTTATGATGACGGCTCATACGTTTATGTCGTCGATCAGGAGGGGCGCATTATTTACCATATTGATCCAACCCGGTTAAATGATGTCGTGACCGATAATCAAGTCGTCAAAAAGGTTATGGCTGGGGAGAATGGCACAATGAAGGTGGCCAATTCAAAAGGGGTGGAAATGCTTGCTGGTTATCATGTGGTGCAACATGCCGGCTGGGGCATTATCTCACAGCGTCCAGTAGCTGTAGCATTAGCGCCAGTATCACAGCTCTTGAATTCACTTTGGATTGGTGCCTTGCCACTGTTACTCGTTATGTTGATTGGGGTCATTTGGCTATCGATTAAAGTAACCTCACCGTTACATCAATTGGCGAAATTAAGCGCGGTTTCAGCGGATGAGCAAATGCTAGGGAATATTAAAAAAATACCAGGATCTTATTACGAAACGAAAAAGCTAAAGGAAACGTTAATTGAAATTTTCACCGTGTTCCTAAATGAAGTATCCTTTTTCAAAACGCAGTCTACGAGGGATCCATTGACGGGATTAGTGAATCGTCGAACGATGGATGATGTGTTGACTCGTTTAACAAAAGAGAACATTCCTTATGCTTTAGCGATTGTAGATTTAGATCATTTCAAGCGTGTAAATGATGAGCACGGGCATGCAATTGGTGATGAAGTGCTCACGTATTTTGCCGAGAAAATGAAAGCCCATGCACCGCTTGAAGCATATTGCTGCCGATATGGTGGGGAAGAATTCGTCATCATATTCCCACACTTAGATGCTGCGCTGGCATATGAATTTGTAGAGCAGCTACGTCAAGATATGGCGCAAACGATGAGTCCGTGTGGGCGTCCGATTACAACTTCTGGAGGGATTGCAAGCTTCCCGCAGCATGCTAAAACACCGGAGCAAGTCATGGCTCTCGCGGACAAAGCGCTATATGTCGTGAAAGAACAGGGCCGTAATCAAATTCAGTTGGCCGAGGATATAGTGGAAATGTAA